The sequence GTGGATGCCTGTGGTACCCTGAAGGGGCTGGTGCATGACATCCCCTCTCCAAAACCCTGTTCCTGTATCCTAGTGTGCTTGTGTGCAGCTCGAGCTGGTTTTGCTCAGCAAGGGGTAAATGCAAATGGTGGGCAAGGATGGCCTCTAGGACTTAGCTGTGGTTTTCAGGCAGAGGTGGAGAGGTGGCACATGAGGAATGTTGGGGGATGAAAGTTGCTCAAAtggttttttctcctctgtcctCCCTGCTCACAGACCGGCAGACAAAAGGTAAGGTTCAGCGGGCACTGCTCCGTGGGTGGTCACCCTGAGTGGGACTGggctgcttttcatttctttgagCTTTTTTAACATCTGTCATCAGATGGAAAACACAGCTACTTCTGAGAGAAGATTTCCTCTGCTGGGAGTTTGAGGGTGTGACTTCTGTCACCTGGAAGTTGTGgtgggggagggctgggggcatGGGGGTGAAGGTCTTCCCACCAAGGGGAAAACAGGGTCTCTATGAAGCAGGGTCTAGGAGGTTCAGCTGAAGGGGAAGCAGACTGCAGTGTGACCCAGTTCACTCCTGTTTGCTTTCATGCTCTTTGAAagcctgaaaagaaagaaatgagctGAGCTAGAATAAAGTGGATGGGTGGAGATTAGAGGGAGGCATCAGCCCATCAGGTGGTGAACAGTCTATGCTCTTGGAACTTCTCCAGCCTGGTTTAACCACTGGTTTTAACATAGTTCAGCTTTGCACAAGCCAGccctgttttcttcctttggacAACTTCAGGCAGGGGTGTACGGTGGTGTATGGGTGCCAGCTGAGTAGCTCTCACCTCGCTTTGCTCTCTAACCAGAGCCACACACCGTTGGCTACAGCCAGTCCAGCCTGATCCACCTGGTGGGCCCGTCGGACTGCACgctgctgggctttgtgcaTGGAGGTGAGTGagcactgccctgcacagcacccGGGTTTCAGGTTGAGGTGCCTTTTCCCTGGAGGAAACTGTGGTTGGAGAGTGACTTTGTTTTTTGtgggctctgcctctggagGCACACAGGCCCCTTTGCATTGACTGTCAAAGTCAGAGTTGCTTTAGCTGAGACAaaaacttcatatttttctgtgcCCCAAAAACTCATGTACTCAAACTGTTTGTAAATCCTACAGTTTTGTCATTGCCTGTGAGGTTGCAAATCCTGGAGTACAAACATGCAGTGTATGACTGCTATTACCTGAAGTAATTTCCTCttggctggcagtgcccatcacctgcagggctggcacatgTGTTGTAAACCCTGGGAGAGGTGTGTTTGCTGTGAGCTGGGACAACACATACCTAAtccttaaacaaacaaaacgAACATGGCTCAGAGCTGTTTCAAGGTGTGTGGGACTGATGTCATCTTGCAAGGGTAAAGTTTGCTCAGAGAAATTTGGGAGAGACAGAGCTGACCTTAATCACAGGATTAAGGGTCCTGTGAGGATGTTGCCCTGGTATTGACAGGAGCCGTTGTACTGGATTTTCCTGAAATTGGGATTTAGTCTCTGGTCCAACTCCCCAGCATAGCTTTGGCCATGCTAAGGCCTTACTAATCTTTGTGTGGTTTTCCTGAAATCTCACTGACTTCCCTGAGACAGGACTCTCTGCTTGCCCTCACAGGTGTCACCATGAAGCTCATGGATGAGGTTGCTGGGATTGTGGCGGCCCGCCACTGCAAGACCAACATCGTCACTGCCTCGGTGGATGCCATCAACTTCCATGAGAAGATCAAAAAAGGTACCAAGGGTGGTGGCAGGCACTATGATTTGCTGTGTTGCCACACCCTGGCTCCCTTGGATGTGCTTTCAGGACATGCTGGCAGAGAAAATTCGACCCTGTTTGATTTATCCCGTGCTCTGCTTAAGACACAGCTTAAGCATAAAACATGCAGAACCCCTTGTTCCCTTGACTAGCCCCTCTCTGTTTCACAGGCTGTGTCATCACTGTCTCAGGACGTATGACATTCACAAGCAATAAGTCCATGGAAATAGAGGTCTTTGTGGATGCTGACCCGTTTGTGGATGAGCCACGGGAGCGGTACCGTGCCGTCAGCGCCTTCTTCACCTACGTGTCCCTGAGCAAGGAGGGGAGGCCCCTGCCTGTCCCGCAGCTGCTGGTAAGGGCTTTTCTCTCTGGATTGGACCCAGCAGGGCCATcatctctcctgctcctcctgtggcagagcccagcccaagAAATCCTTTTCCCTTGAGTTACTCAGCAGAAAAATATGAGCACGAACATGACTTCCCAGGACAGGCTTCAGggggttttgcttgttttgtttttgttttatttttgttttgttttgggtttttgatttgtattgtttttgttttgtttgtcttttttttttttttttgattgttttttattttttattttggtttttttttatttcttttgaaaattgCCAGTGTGGAAGTTGgggattttctcctttctcattGTTGAGGACAGGCTGTGTGCACGCCCTGCACCAGGGGACCCTGAGTGGCAACAGAGGCCCCCACATCCTTAATTGCTGCTCCCCATGGTGTCCCCATTCCAGCCTGCTGCCTCTATCATCTCCCCTAATCCTGGCAGGGCTTTGCTGACACAGTGCTCCTGACTGGGGGTGTTGCTTAATATTTGATGGGGCAGAGGTCACCTGCTTAATGCAGGCCATGCTGGCTGTCATGTTGCATGTTTGACGGAGAGCAGCACCTCACAGAAGTGTGAGGGGAGGTGTGTTTCCCTCCTGCACACATTTGCAGCACACTGACACTGCAGTTTTGCACTCTTTCTGTGACCCCAGACGGAGACCGAGGACGAGAAGCGTCGCTTcgaggaagggaagggcaggtaCCTGCAGACCAAAGCCAAGCGGCAGGCGCAGATGcagcaggctgcccagcagTGACCTGTGTGGCACCAGCGCCCACCAAACATACAGGTTGTTCCCGTTCGTTTTGTGTCCGGCCCGCGCCAGCCCCGTTCCTCCGCCCGCCCCAGCCTGCTGCCGGCTCCACCGCTTTGCTGCTGATGGGCTCAGCACCTCAGACCTCGTGCTTCAGGTGGCTGAAGCTCCCTGAAAGCCCCCAGGAGTCTTCCCAGGCACTCACCATCTGCCTCCAGAGCCCTTGTTGGTGTTTGTTGTGTTGGTGACGCTCCTGCCTGtgtcagagccaggctggaggcGTGTGGTGGCTCGAGGGGCGCGTGAGGCCGCGagtctttgtgctgctgtgttcGACTCGCTGGTTTGTCCTACCGTGCACACCAAAGCTTTCGTGCTGTGCCGCGCCGGGGCCGCACTGAATGTCTGTGACATCTCTAGGTAGTTTTCTGTGCGCATCTAAGTTATTTAAGGAATCCTGTGgcataaataaaatctgtttcattGACTGGAATGAAAGGCTGACACTTTTATTTCAAACAATTGcgcttttcctccctcccccagatCCGCCCACGCTCCCTAAGTGGCGCCAGGCGCTCCCGGCCTTGTTTTTAAGGAAGTCTGGTTGTTTTAACGGGACCCTCAAAGCAGTTCCTGCTGGAATGGTTTCCCGGTTTGGGATATTTAACAATCTGCTACCCGACAGGAGGTTCTAGTGAGGTGGAGCCTGGTCttttctgcagtgccaggacagggggTAACGGCTTTAGGCTGACAGAGTGGAAATTCAGAACAGGTATCAGCAAATGTTTTCCCTGTTCGGGTGttcaggcagcaggaaggggatggAGTCACCGTGCCTGGAGGTGTTCAGCAGCATCTGCACCGGCCGCTGGGTGACTGGCTTAGGGATTACAGTGGCGGTGCCGGGCGGGCGGTGGGACAGGACGATGGAAAAGGTCCCCAACACCGAAGGCTCCATGGCCGAACCCGCACCAGCCCCGGCAGCCGCCGCCCGGGCCGGTCCCACAGCACCGGCGGCGACCGCCACGCAACTCTCGCGAGAGCAGCACGGCTCCGCTACTGCGGCGGCTGCGCGGGGCGGGGCTCTCGCGAGAGCGGCGGGGCTGTTTCCCGGGCGacgcgggcggggcggggccgctATCATGGCGGCGGCGGTGGCGCGGAGGGGGCGGCTGGGCCGGGAGGGCCGCGCCAGCctttgctccttcctgctcGGCGCCTCGGTGGCGGCCCTGCCGCTGCTGCTCGGCTcatccccctccctgctggccgCTCCCGGACTGCGCGGCCGCCTGGCTCTCGCCCTGCACGTGGCGGGCGTGAACGCCGCGCTGCTGCTCATCTATCCGCGGCCGCTCTACAAGGTACGGGGGTGGCCCCAGCGGGCGGCGGCGTGAAGCGTGGCCGTGGAGGGTTCGGTCCCGGTCCCGGTATACGCCGGTAGGGATACCCGGGGCCCGGGGAACGGCGGCGGCAGCGCgttctcccctccctgtgcttgCAGATCGCCGTCCGGGCCTGTTTCTTGGGCTTCGCCTTCGGCTGCGGGCTGCTGCTGAGCGCCGGCCGCTCCGCCTGGCGCCACTTCGGATGGTAAGGGCCGGGCCGGTCCGGGCAGCCGGGCGGGCGCGGTGCCCCCGGCCCTACTAAACCTGCCTTCCCTCCCGCCCCAGGTATAtgtgctccctgtccctcttTCACTACTCGGAGTATCTGGTGACAGCCATCAACAACCCGCGCAGCCTCTCCCTGGACTCCTTCCTACTCAACCACAGCTTCGAGTACAACCTGGCTGCCCTGTCCTCCTGGGTGGAGTTCACTTTGGAGAAGCTCTTCTTCCCAGGTCGGCCTCCCTGTCTCTGCCTATCTGCATGTGGCTTGCCTGGGGTCCATCTATCTGGTAGCAAAGTGCAGGTGACCCTCACCTTGCTGCCCCgtgacagccctgcagcagctttgccagAGTCATAATCCCTCAGTGCTCAAAGCCTCTCGGGTTGGATCTCgggagggcaggggggagtCCCCCCTCACTCTGACATGCCGGGCCAGGGGATCTTCAGCCCTTTCCTGCCTTGGTGGTATGAGAATGATGTGTCAGGTATACCTGGGCATCGCCTTATGACAGGAATAAAATCAAGACATCAAAATCTCTTGCTGGTTGCCCAGTCTGGGGCAAACTGGCTGTGCTCATCTCTTTATTCTTGGGAGAGAGAAACTGTTCCCCTTTGTTTTGTAGCAGCCTGAGCATGTCCTTGGCTGTGCTTTATGTTGGCTTTGCTCAGCTTCCACAGCTGGGCCCCACAGACTAATCCATACTAACACCAAGCAGGGGTTGTTGCTTTTATCTGTTTGGTGCGGGATGGCAGCacatggctgctgctgtcacacatTTTGCTTTGAGATGGGGGGCAAAGCCCACTCACTGAGCAgccccctgcatccctggagaCCTGTGCAAACCTGTTGTGCCCCTCCCTGTCCATGCAGAGCTGAAGCAGATCACCTGGCTGAGCACCGTGGGGCTGTTGATGGTGATCTTCGGGGACTGCCTGAGGAAGGCAGCCATGCTTACAGCAGGCTCCAACTTCAACCACATCGTTCAGAATGAGAAATCTGACACCCACACTTTGGTGACAAGTGGGGTGTACGGGTGGTTCCGGCACCCGTCCTACGTGGGATGGTTTTACTGGAGTATTGGAACACAGGTACTGTATCCAGAGTGCTCAGATCCTCTTGTGTCATGACCCTTtgctctcagtgctgcctgtgctgtgatGGGGTGCAGACAGCCCCTGGTGCTGGCCATGGATTCTGCTGCCTCCCACTGGCACACAGGAAATCTGGAATCCCTGAGCTCTCTGCCCCGTGGGATCTTTGGGAAGATCTTGTTCCCTTAATTTTCTCTGTGCAGTAAGGAaaggtggtggtgctggggttTTGACCCACAACACCCTTGGAGGCTTGAGGTATGATTTGCTAATGGTCTAAAGCTGGTATGCAGAGTTTTCTGTATCCCTGTGGTCAAAATGCCTTCTGTGAGTGGTCAGACTCAACCTGGCTCCTGTCAAACACCAGTCCTGTGCTTGAGGGCAAGAAAACTCCCTGACTAGAGGGTCAGCTCTGGccagctgtggctgagcctTGGCTCAATGCTGCTGTAGCTGTGTGTTCTtgtggctggctgggtgctggcatTGGCTTGTGTTTCTCTGGTGAGAGTCCATAAGGGTGGCACATGGAGCTTTTGAGAGCTGGGGCAGTGAAGCCAGTGCTGCCTGTGCGCTGCTTTCTTCATTCTGGGGCAAAACTAGTACTTGTGAAGTTTCACAATGAGTTTTGTATCATTGTTACTGGAGGGGGATGAGCTGTGGGGCCTTGGGTTCTTGAAGGGATGCTCACCAGCAGCATCTGTTCCAGGTGTTGCTCTGCAATCCCATCTGTGTGGTGGGCTATGCACTGGCGTCCTGGCGCTTCTTCCGGGAGCGGATCGAGGAGGAGGAGATCACACTCATTCACTTCTTTGGAGAAGAGTACCTGGAGTACAAAAGGAAGGTGCCATCGGGTCTCCCTTTTATTAAAGGAGTCAAGCTGGAACTGTAACATGGGCAAAAACCAGGCTGAGCAgatgcccagctcctgctgcgcCCAGTGCCTGTGTGGCACCGGCATCGGGAGGTGCCTGTTGGTATTTCCTGGCCacccaggaggagctggtggagggctgcagcactgggcagcctgCTGGGTCACTCACAGATCAGAAGCTCGTTCCACCTCCTTCAGTCCTTCGTTGCACATTCAGGGATCTTCCAGATAACTTAGCC comes from Serinus canaria isolate serCan28SL12 chromosome 21, serCan2020, whole genome shotgun sequence and encodes:
- the ICMT gene encoding protein-S-isoprenylcysteine O-methyltransferase, encoding MAAAVARRGRLGREGRASLCSFLLGASVAALPLLLGSSPSLLAAPGLRGRLALALHVAGVNAALLLIYPRPLYKIAVRACFLGFAFGCGLLLSAGRSAWRHFGWYMCSLSLFHYSEYLVTAINNPRSLSLDSFLLNHSFEYNLAALSSWVEFTLEKLFFPELKQITWLSTVGLLMVIFGDCLRKAAMLTAGSNFNHIVQNEKSDTHTLVTSGVYGWFRHPSYVGWFYWSIGTQVLLCNPICVVGYALASWRFFRERIEEEEITLIHFFGEEYLEYKRKVPSGLPFIKGVKLEL
- the ACOT7 gene encoding cytosolic acyl coenzyme A thioester hydrolase isoform X1 produces the protein MLAAMSRQLSRIMRPDDANIAGNVHGGTILKMIEEAGAIISTRHCNSQAGEPCVAALARVERTDFLSPMCIGEVANVSAEITYTSRHSVEVQVNVMSENILTGAKKVTNKATLWYVPLSLKNVNKVVEVPPIQYARKEQEDEGKKRYEEQKLDRLETKQRNGDVILPVINPGRGGEVAHEECWGMKVAQMVFSPLSSLLTDRQTKEPHTVGYSQSSLIHLVGPSDCTLLGFVHGGVTMKLMDEVAGIVAARHCKTNIVTASVDAINFHEKIKKGCVITVSGRMTFTSNKSMEIEVFVDADPFVDEPRERYRAVSAFFTYVSLSKEGRPLPVPQLLTETEDEKRRFEEGKGRYLQTKAKRQAQMQQAAQQ